TATTGTTCACGCCATTTGAAGTGTCAGGATTGGGGTTGCAAAAAGGCCAACCGTAGTTACCACCATCTTGGACTCGCGTAAACTCCTCTGGTGGGTGGTCGTCCACGTAGGAAGGGATAATCTTACCGTAATTGCCACTGCCATCGTTGAAGGGATAGGCGATGTTATCTCGATTATTAACAACTACCCAAAGGTCATTTGTGTTAGGCAAGAATGCTAATCCTTCGGCATTACGTAAGCCTTGGGCAAACAGCCGCCGATTGCTTCCATCTGCGTTGTACTGGTAAACTGCACCACGCACTGGGTTACTGATAGTATCTTCCTTGCAGGCATTGCAGGTAGAGGCTATGGACACATACAGTTTGTGATTGGCATCAAGTGCGATGTTTTTCAGTTCGTGACCATAAGCGCCTTTAAGTTCTCCTGTGCTGCTATCTGGTAAGCCAGTTACAACAATTTGACGATTTTTTGCGGTTAAGTCTCCAGAGTTGTAGATAAAGCGGTTAATTTGATGAGTTTCAGAGATATAAACGTATGTGGTGTTGTTTATCTTATGAAACACAATGTCATGTGGCTTGCGTAGACCCGTTACAAAGTCAGAAATAATTGGGTCTTTGCTGCCATTTGCCCGGACAATTAATACTTTATTCGCACTGGGTTGTGATACTAGAAGATCCCCATTGGGAGCAACTGCCATAAAGCGAGCTTTGTTTATACGAGCATAAACAGCAATGGAGAAGTTGGGGGGTACTTTCAAGTAACGGTTAATATTGAAAGGTGCATAGTTCATGCTACTAGGCACTGTCAGCTTGGTTTCAACAGACGCAGCAGGCGGTTGGCCCAACGCTGTGGGGGAAAAAACCTCTAAGGTTATTAAACTAGCAACTGAAGGGATCAAACTAAGTAGTGACGCAGATAATATGCGTCTGAGCATTGGTATTTGGTTTAGGGAAAACATAACCATTCTTAACTTTTCTCTAGCCTGGTAGTGATGTATCTGACACGTAGCCCTCGGCTAGCCGATTTTTCCGAGAGCCAAAACAAAGATTACCCACGGTACTTGTTTTTGAAAATACTTCGTTA
The Nostoc punctiforme PCC 73102 genome window above contains:
- a CDS encoding PQQ-dependent sugar dehydrogenase, with translation MLRRILSASLLSLIPSVASLITLEVFSPTALGQPPAASVETKLTVPSSMNYAPFNINRYLKVPPNFSIAVYARINKARFMAVAPNGDLLVSQPSANKVLIVRANGSKDPIISDFVTGLRKPHDIVFHKINNTTYVYISETHQINRFIYNSGDLTAKNRQIVVTGLPDSSTGELKGAYGHELKNIALDANHKLYVSIASTCNACKEDTISNPVRGAVYQYNADGSNRRLFAQGLRNAEGLAFLPNTNDLWVVVNNRDNIAYPFNDGSGNYGKIIPSYVDDHPPEEFTRVQDGGNYGWPFCNPNPDTSNGVNNMPFDRDYEFNANGKVNCNAMDRISKGIQAHSAPLGLTFLQNTNFPSLYSNGAVAGLHGSWNRQKKTGYKIAYFPWNNSTKAPEQEMDLVNGWLVPGTQEIWGRPVDMVVDQQGNLLISDDYSGTIYKLSYTPSAKVVKAYRDANFAGSSQSFPTTPGVYKANQGDLKVVGNDAISSLSVPSGTVVRVCQHETGGRCREFSPGDYKSVGADFDNIISFIEVK